From Virgibacillus ihumii, the proteins below share one genomic window:
- a CDS encoding polyprenyl synthetase family protein, producing the protein MHTDLDNFIEEGKAIIEDTMTNELRNLEIPEQLKQSMLYSIEAGGKRLRPILMMASCGAYSSDSSKVLSTAVALEMIHTYSLIHDDLPAMDNDNLRRGKPTNHKAFDEATAILAGDALLTYSFELIVQDPKLTDRQKVFLTSSLTKAGGPKGMVAGQVLDMEAETKKVTLKELETIHTLKTGELVKFAVKAGAFIGNASSEQLAYLEEYAHYLGLIFQVQDDILDITGDPEKIGKPVGSDEENDKNTYPRLLGLDGAIEKKLHYVNKAKEALKNAGADSSYLMLLTDHFSNREY; encoded by the coding sequence GTGCACACAGATCTGGACAATTTTATTGAAGAAGGAAAGGCCATCATTGAAGACACAATGACAAATGAATTGCGCAATCTGGAAATACCCGAGCAATTGAAGCAATCGATGCTGTATTCCATTGAAGCTGGCGGCAAACGTCTCAGACCGATACTTATGATGGCCAGCTGCGGCGCCTACAGCAGTGACAGCAGTAAAGTATTGTCAACTGCTGTAGCATTGGAAATGATTCATACGTATTCATTAATTCATGATGATTTACCTGCAATGGACAATGACAATTTAAGAAGAGGAAAACCGACTAACCATAAAGCTTTTGACGAAGCTACGGCAATTTTGGCAGGTGACGCATTATTAACATACAGTTTTGAGCTGATTGTGCAGGATCCAAAGCTTACTGACCGCCAAAAAGTATTTTTAACAAGTTCATTAACCAAAGCCGGTGGACCAAAAGGAATGGTTGCGGGTCAGGTTTTGGATATGGAAGCCGAAACAAAAAAAGTCACACTGAAAGAGCTTGAAACCATTCATACGCTAAAAACCGGTGAACTTGTCAAATTTGCCGTCAAAGCCGGTGCGTTCATCGGTAATGCTTCCTCTGAACAGCTGGCATATTTGGAGGAATATGCTCATTATTTAGGGCTGATTTTTCAGGTGCAGGATGATATTTTGGACATAACCGGTGATCCGGAAAAAATAGGGAAACCTGTCGGAAGTGATGAAGAAAATGACAAGAATACGTATCCCAGATTGCTCGGTCTTGATGGTGCAATTGAAAAGAAGCTGCACTATGTCAATAAGGCAAAGGAAGCTTTGAAAAATGCTGGTGCAGATTCCTCTTATTTAATGCTTCTGACTGATCATTTCAGCAACCGTGAGTATTAA
- a CDS encoding exodeoxyribonuclease VII small subunit: MENENNVSFEEAMDQLEKIVAKLEEGDVPLEKAITYYQQGMKLSKVCNDKLKNVQEKMTQIVNEQGELEIFEVGEEE, translated from the coding sequence ATGGAAAATGAAAATAATGTTTCGTTTGAGGAAGCAATGGATCAGCTTGAGAAAATTGTAGCAAAACTTGAAGAAGGCGATGTACCCCTGGAAAAGGCAATTACATACTACCAGCAGGGAATGAAGCTCTCTAAAGTATGCAATGATAAATTGAAAAACGTGCAGGAGAAGATGACGCAAATCGTTAATGAACAGGGTGAACTTGAGATATTTGAGGTTGGAGAGGAAGAGTGA
- the xseA gene encoding exodeoxyribonuclease VII large subunit — translation MKDKYLTVTALTKYIKRKFDTDPHLKDIWLKGEISNFKHHSRGHMYLTIKDDNSRIQSVMFAGNNRRLKFTPENGMNVLIKGEIGVFEPYGQYQLYIQQMEPDGIGSLYLAFEQLKEKLNKLGYFDKDHKKTLPKYPKQIGIITSPTGAAVRDIITTIRRRYPIAAVTVIPVLVQGVASPGSIQRAIDNADNSGIYDVLIVGRGGGSIEELWSFNEEIVAHAIYRSTVPVISAVGHETDITISDYVADLRAPTPTGAAELAVPSQLELSEKINNMERMLSRIMDEQLAGSRQMLNRMRQSYAFRYPEQLVTQKEQELDKFVERLDKVQKSQYERKKEAYTSLKIRLSAQHPSVQYDRSVREINQLVKQTNKFMKQIMEQKTARLTGAIEKLTLLNPLETMKRGYAIPYSTSGDIIKSVKRIDTDDQISVRLSDGTVDCRVLEVKEDNNGK, via the coding sequence GTGAAGGATAAGTATTTGACGGTTACTGCACTTACGAAATACATTAAAAGAAAATTCGATACGGATCCGCATTTAAAGGATATTTGGCTTAAAGGAGAAATTTCCAATTTCAAACATCATAGCCGGGGACATATGTATTTAACAATTAAAGATGATAATAGCCGAATACAATCTGTTATGTTTGCAGGAAACAACCGTCGGCTGAAATTCACTCCGGAAAATGGGATGAATGTTTTAATTAAAGGTGAAATTGGCGTTTTTGAGCCTTATGGCCAGTATCAATTGTATATACAGCAGATGGAACCGGATGGTATCGGTTCCTTGTATCTTGCCTTTGAACAATTGAAAGAAAAATTAAACAAACTTGGATATTTTGATAAAGACCATAAAAAGACACTCCCGAAGTATCCGAAGCAAATTGGAATTATCACATCGCCAACTGGTGCAGCAGTACGTGACATTATTACAACGATAAGGCGAAGATATCCAATTGCAGCTGTCACGGTTATTCCTGTGCTTGTTCAGGGTGTCGCATCTCCGGGCTCCATCCAGAGGGCCATTGACAACGCCGATAACTCGGGTATTTATGACGTGCTGATTGTTGGACGGGGAGGCGGATCGATTGAAGAATTGTGGAGTTTCAATGAGGAAATTGTGGCACATGCTATTTATCGTTCAACAGTTCCGGTTATTTCAGCGGTCGGCCATGAAACAGACATTACCATAAGCGATTATGTCGCTGATCTCAGAGCCCCAACACCAACCGGTGCTGCTGAGCTCGCAGTTCCTTCTCAACTCGAGCTTTCGGAAAAGATAAACAATATGGAACGGATGCTGTCAAGAATCATGGATGAACAGCTGGCAGGCAGCAGGCAAATGTTGAACAGGATGCGACAATCCTATGCTTTCAGGTATCCGGAGCAGCTGGTTACGCAGAAGGAACAGGAATTGGATAAATTTGTTGAACGCTTGGACAAAGTTCAAAAAAGTCAATATGAAAGAAAAAAAGAAGCTTATACCAGTCTGAAGATAAGGTTATCGGCTCAGCATCCGTCTGTACAGTATGATCGGTCTGTCAGGGAGATTAATCAGCTTGTCAAACAGACAAATAAATTCATGAAACAAATCATGGAACAGAAAACGGCAAGATTAACCGGTGCAATCGAGAAATTGACGCTGCTAAACCCGTTGGAAACAATGAAACGTGGCTATGCCATTCCATACTCAACTTCAGGTGATATTATTAAATCGGTAAAACGAATAGACACGGATGATCAGATTTCTGTAAGACTGTCTGATGGCACTGTTGATTGCCGCGTACTGGAAGTGAAGGAGGATAACAATGGAAAATGA